Genomic window (Acropora muricata isolate sample 2 chromosome 11, ASM3666990v1, whole genome shotgun sequence):
TAGTGCATCAGTTGggaagaaaaacttgaaaatttggaaTGAAATGAGTTTATGACCTTGGGTCAGAGTGTCTTCATCAGATGATCAGACACATCCATGATTGCAGTCAATGCAATATTGACTATGTCATGCAATTACTGTATTGCAAGTTGCATGAGGAATTCACTAAGTGTTAGCTGCTAGAGAAAGTTTGTTGCTACTCTGGTTTacaatgaatgcaacttaaaaggttacaataattataattcaaGACCCAATCATTTTGACTCTCTTATCTAGTTACTTCATCAGAGGTGATCTAAAGTTGTTAGTTAACTCCTTTTATACACCAAAATatcaaaatgttcaaaaattatCTGCCAGTATGtggttttgctttgttttttaattacatttAAAATACTTAATGGTATAGCTCCTAATTACTTGAAGGATTTATTGGAGCCTTTTGTTCCTCATCGTACATTGAGGTCAATGTCTAAGCTAAGATTAGTTGAACCATCTTATAAACTTAGTACCTATGGTTTAAGGGCGTTTTCAGTTTGTGCTCCATGCTTGTGGAATGGCATTCCTCTTGAGATTAGGCAGTCCAATAGTGTAtcagtttttaagaaaaatctgaaGACACATCTTTTTAAGCAGGCTTTCTAATTTAATCTATATCTATGTATTCTAAGTATGTTTTATTTCCTGCCatattgtattattttctttgttattattgtaaagCGTGTTTGAGCGTCAGGAATTCACGCTATATgaataaactattattattatttattattgcatGCTAAGAGCCGCATTATGCTATTTTGCATCCACATACTCATTCCAGAGTCTAACTCTACTTAACCTTGCACCTGAcctaaataaagaaacaaacaccAACTCTGTTAAGTTAAACCTTAATGTTGGAAAAAGGTGGCTTGTTTACTTAACAGGACACTTGGTGAGGTTTATCAAAATAAAGTATGGGTCTAAGTACAAGCATTTCCGGACATAAGTGTAAAAGATTAGGCAGCTGATGTCTTGGGCATTATCTCTCCACGGTTCGCACAAGCTTGAAAAGTGCTTGAATTTGGTGAAGTCCTTGAAAAGTACTTGATTTCTTTATTAGGTCTCAAAAAAGCCTTGAAATTCAGGCCCTACAACTTTCTTgataaatgaaatgattgtgaTTTGGAGAATTTATTGGTGAACTTCCAAAAATTTTATATGAAAAGAGGTAGCTAAAAcattggtaaactgaatgtagGAAAAAGTGGACAGagagtttcaatttttttatttcaacctcatccttgaaaagtccttggaggcccttaaattttgttttctgaaattGTACCAATCGTATCTCTCTGTCAGAGTGAAATTCCAAGATTCAAGTGTAGGCCCTTCACTCTTTAATAGGGATCGCAACACGGCAGTGCATAGGACAGTGTACTGGGCTTGAAAACTGTAGGCTGCAAAAACTGCACACAGTAACAAACATGGCAATAAATGCTGCAACATTATGCAGGGGATAAAACCATCAAGGGGGCTACTTGCTGACAAAACACCAATGCACACAGTTactcctgggcccagttgttcatagcccaattaagctaatcctaggttaagtagcataaattttaattactatttagttaccactaaaggagggtttgccacaaagttcttattacaaatttcttttccttaaaccttaatcttgtgaaaaatcctccttaaTGGTAAgtaaaaagcaaataaaatttttcagtaatccagggttagcttaatcaggctttgaacaactgggccctggttgtTAACTCCGTCAAATGACATTTATCACGATGATGAAATGAGGCTCCCATCAACTTGCTTAATGTCATTATGATTATGATTCTTGTCACACTTCTCCACTGACATGATACTTTAGTTTCCTATGAAACTAAACCGTTaatttgcttgaaaaaaagtCCTCTAAGAGTTGAATGACCTATCCCTTAACAGCTGGGTGAATTTCTTGTTATTTCCTACAGAAAAAGACCAATAAGGGCTATAGCAAACCAACAACGCAGGCAGCCAGGGCACAACAGCCGGCAGTCAACAGAGGGAAAAACCCAAAGAGTTCTGGAAATTCAGAGAAGACTGTTAAACAGCTGTTAGGAGAATTATATGCTGATAAAGAGTATTTAGAGAAACTAATGGGTGATCAAGGTACAGTGAATGCATAATGTTTTAAAAATGCAAACTTAAGACCCTGTTAGTGTGGGTAAAAATGATATTTAGCTGAGGTTCAAATCAAAACATTGCAGGCCAGTGGTCACCCCTCAGACTGGCTTGGGGGTCACCCTCAGTTTGACAAGGAGTTCCTTGTGGTTGTTATTTGTTcacttgtttgcttgtttgctGGCCTTTAGCATGGCCACTTTACTTGCTATGTTCAAAGCCTTTCCTTTCTTCATCCCCCAATGCTGAGAAGTATAGGATTTTTCAGTGTTCCACGGGTTGTATCAGGTTGTAAGACGGTTTCTTTGGTGGTGGCTGCTGGCATGGATACCTGCTTCTGCCCAGATAATCATTACACATTTACAGATTTGTACAAATTACTGTCCACCCCCAAAACGATTCCTGAAAGTCCTTgctttcagtcttaatatgtaGAGGTattgacaaaaaattaatatttggttGGTGTAAAAGTCATGGTTGATTTTTTCGAGTGATTTTCAAAACTTAAAAGGTCGAGCCATACTTTGCAAaatacagtaattattattaagcttATTTTCCTCTGTCTTGTAGGTTTTATTCATGGCAGCAGCAGCAAACAAATTTACGATTTAGTCCAAGAAGGGCTGGATTATTTACACACTAGAATTGATTTCTGGAGACAGCAGGAACCTCTGTATGCCCGCAAGAACAAGAGAGTGCAACCAAAGAAATCACCGCagcaaaaacagcaaaaaccaGCCGACACTACAAAGTTTGTCCTAAGATCGCTGGAGGAAATAGATGAAGCATTGGCTGAAGGTAATCCAGAATCCAGTCTGACGAAGGCTCAATCGACACTGAAGACAGTGCAGTCCCTTGGCGCTGACAGCTTGCCAAACAAAGCTGAAGTTGTGGGCAATCTTTACTCCTGCATAGGAAATGCTTATCTGGAAATGGAGAATTTTGATGAAGCATTCAAGTACCACGAAAAGGATCTCAAAGGAGCTAAAAAACGGTAAGCTTACTTATCCTAATGAGAAACATATGTCAGCGAGACTTTTTAATGGTCAACTGGCACACgtaaaaaatggccacaaaaaACGTGGTCCTTTCCAAATTATCCAAACCAGCCATATTAGAAGTTCAAAAAGAAATGGGAGACCTTCTCAACTGATATGAGAGTTCTAAGGTTAATTTTCCAGAAATACTTATTGTTAACATGAAGACAGTTcaataaataatgataatggtgatgatgatagtaataatgatattaataataatgttaatatttttaataagaATTATAATCATATTGATAATAGTGCGATAATAGAAATGATAATGGCATTAAGTGCTGCATTAGGAATGGTACATGGAATTCTAGAGGGGTGGCTGGAAAAGAATGATATCAAGAAAGACCTTACTGTACTACAGAAAGCTTGTTTGCTGGGGACGGCGAAGACCTTGAGATATGTGTTGAACACCAGTGgggccgtttctcaaaagtctcgAAACTTTACGGGCTATTTTCGGGtgtcacaattccctttgtAACTCAAGAATGAAGAACATTTAATTCGTCAGAAATCACagtgatttttctttttgttaccttgaaaacatgttaaaagatatGCTTTCCAAAACAAGCGGTTGGCAATTTCACAGATGGCTTTTGGGGCcggaaaagttttcgggactttcgagaaacgggcccctggcccgagttgcttgaagcatgtGTTGggctaaccagtgttaactgTCATAGAAAGGTATATACTATTAGGattttgatacttcttaaccaacggttaatGCAAACCAAGCTTCTAGCAACTGCTATCTGAGGTCAAGGGATTTGACTTGGTGAAGGACAAAATTAAACCAGTTATACCAACAACAAGGCCATGAAAAagcaaaatgataataatagtataatagagcggttttcagatgactgtcgaaaaaccaaaaccagatcaattactccgaccaatcacaacagcaacaaacagcgcaatgaaccaatcacaattcctagcaattacctgtaactcgttcgaagcgcgggaaaaatcacgcgtacgtggtgcgattggttttggttttgcttctcattggttgaaaaactggcgcgagccTACTAAGCCAATCACGAAGCATAGCAATCGTAATCACGTAAGTactttcgatagtcatttgaaaagtgaaaaataataattatttttgttataataAATTCTTTTTCTTCGTAGTGACAACAAGGAAGCCAAATCTCGAGCATTGGATAACCTTGGAAGACTTTTTGCAAAGAAGGGAGAGTACACTAGAGCCATCGATGCCTGGATGGAAAAGCTGCCACTCAGTAAATCAGCACTTGAAAGCACGTGGCTTTACCACGAAATTGGCAGGTGTCATTTGGAGCTCAAGTATTATCAAGATGCCAAGGAGTTTGGACAAAAGTCACTGGCTGCAGCAGAACAGGCGGGAGATAAGGTGTGGCAGCTGAACGCCACTGTTCTTGAGGCCCAAGCTGAAGGTGAATTTCCGATTATTACTTTAGGGAGCATTctcaaaaatttttttggggAAAACTGAGGTAAAAAGAGGTTGCTCACCCCAAAAGGTCATATGCTCTAATATGCAGAAGGGTTAGGGGTGGTGTGTCACGAATTTTTGGACTACGAAAAGGGGGTCCCTGAAAATGCCTAATGAAACAAGTATGGGTCtaagaatttttttgaaaatacgaCAATTTCTGACCGTTCCCCatacaatgcaaaattaataaaCGATGGCCTTCTGAAACTCAAGGCTCTAATCAACAAATCCCGTACTAATAGACACACGGGAAAACATGGTGGACGAGTGCAAAAATGCAAGTAGGAGCTCAATATATAGTCACTGAAAAGTCACCAACAGAGATTGGAGGTCCAGAGGCACAGGCAACCCAGGACTAAGAACGTAGAATCCAACAGGTCATACAACATGCGCACACAGAGTAACACTGTTCCTATTTTAGACTCTCTCACGAGGTATGAATGCAACATACTGCATCACCAATAAGTTCTTGTGAATGTTACCTTGATAACTATTACATTCTGACCAGACTCGTATTAGATTGTACTCATCTCTGACGAAGGGGCTGACACTTAAAATGTCTGCTTCGTTCAGATTCTCTTCACATtagaaatttgatccttattaACCTGTTTGATACTAAATTGTAATGTAGTCGTCAACCGTTTGTCAGAGCAAAattgacaaagggctaatgccTTCAACATCAGCTTCATTCTCTGCTTACTGTGGTAATATGACCATGTCAAGTCGTTTGATGCCAATTTATGGTATTACACTTCCCCGTCAATGTGGCATCAAggtttctttagaaacgaaATCCGTCATTTGGCTAAAAAAGGCTGACTTAAAGGGATAGCTAGCAGTCATAAGTGTATGTCTCATTGATGCAGAAGGCAAGCATCCTCTATTGAAACAAGGTACTTGGTCTAATaactagagcggttttcaaatgactgtcggaaaaccaaaaactaaagcaattacttcgaccaatcacagcaggaacaaacagctccatgaaccaatcacaattcctagcaatgacctgtaactcgcccgaagcgcgagAAAAATCACGCGCAcatggtgcaattggttttggctttgcgtctcattggttgaaaaactggcgcgacttttttgagccaatcactaagcgtagcaatcgcaatcacgtaattactttcgacagtcatttgaaaactgctctattgaaagaaaaaaaaaacgattaatTTGCAGTAAAACTTGGTGATCTCCGAGAGGCCctgcagtcatttgaaaaagcCTTAGATCTGGCAAAAATTCTGGAGGACGAGGCGGCAGAAAATGCTATTTCTAAAGCTCTAAGTGATGTCAATGAGAGACTTGCTCAAGGTAAGAAAGTCAGTTACAGtatcattttctttaaaacacCTATTGTGGGCCCATGTTCGAGTATGGCCGTTTATACAACATCTTAAACTCTCCCTGTGGTGCTGTTTAATTAGGTAGGCCTGCAAGCAGGCTCTCCGAGAGACTGGGGCT
Coding sequences:
- the LOC136891082 gene encoding outer dynein arm-docking complex subunit 4-like encodes the protein MYDDDDEPEGPKSSATTYLSEGNVHFNQGEYKKALDSYSQALELQPGYKDCLVQRSKCYLHLGDTDSALRDAEESLTEDPEYIKGLYQKAEALYSKGDFEHALVNFHRGGKLRPDKEEFKLGIQKSEEAIDNAIGSNAKVKLENKGDLSFFAKQDETKKTNKGYSKPTTQAARAQQPAVNRGKNPKSSGNSEKTVKQLLGELYADKEYLEKLMGDQGFIHGSSSKQIYDLVQEGLDYLHTRIDFWRQQEPLYARKNKRVQPKKSPQQKQQKPADTTKFVLRSLEEIDEALAEGNPESSLTKAQSTLKTVQSLGADSLPNKAEVVGNLYSCIGNAYLEMENFDEAFKYHEKDLKGAKKRDNKEAKSRALDNLGRLFAKKGEYTRAIDAWMEKLPLSKSALESTWLYHEIGRCHLELKYYQDAKEFGQKSLAAAEQAGDKVWQLNATVLEAQAEVKLGDLREALQSFEKALDLAKILEDEAAENAISKALSDVNERLAQGVKESAEDASQEELQGYKEPENEAEGLEEKKGTEPEKQLEEEGAKGEEPSGNTELEDNNEKGEDTKQDVDDSEEGKKDVELNEDESIKEQ